One segment of Niabella beijingensis DNA contains the following:
- a CDS encoding polyprenyl synthetase family protein codes for MKLPTSLIKVELENFEERFNQSVKSNTPLLDRIMRYIVKRKGKQLRPMFVFLSAKLFGPTTEATYRAASLVEILHTGSLVHDDVVDDSYERRGFFSTYALWKNKASVLVGDYLFATGLLLSLEHGDYRMLRIMSDAIQKMAEGELLQLEKARSLNLKEAIYYDIIKNKTASLLASACSAGTWSVTEDEESTEKARLFGEKTGIAFQIKDDLFDYASEDVGKPTGNDIKEKKMTLPLIYTLNNTDKSTRQKIINIVKNNNNDKQKVQWILNVVKETGGIDYATAKMNAYKNEALAILETCPDNEYRNGLIDLVNYVTERKY; via the coding sequence ATGAAGCTTCCCACATCCCTTATAAAAGTTGAGTTAGAAAACTTCGAAGAGCGTTTTAACCAGTCTGTCAAGAGCAATACGCCCCTTTTGGACCGGATTATGCGCTATATTGTTAAAAGGAAAGGTAAACAATTACGGCCGATGTTTGTTTTTTTGTCCGCCAAACTGTTCGGCCCTACCACTGAGGCGACCTACAGAGCCGCCTCCCTCGTGGAGATCCTGCATACAGGATCGCTCGTACATGATGATGTGGTGGACGATTCCTATGAAAGAAGGGGCTTTTTTTCGACCTACGCATTATGGAAAAACAAGGCCTCCGTGCTGGTTGGCGATTATCTTTTTGCAACCGGGCTCCTGTTATCACTGGAACATGGCGACTACCGGATGCTCCGGATCATGTCCGATGCCATCCAGAAAATGGCTGAAGGTGAATTGCTGCAGCTGGAAAAAGCCCGGTCGCTCAACCTGAAAGAAGCGATCTACTACGATATCATCAAAAATAAGACGGCCTCCCTCCTCGCTTCCGCCTGCAGCGCCGGCACCTGGTCGGTCACGGAAGATGAGGAATCCACTGAGAAAGCAAGACTTTTCGGTGAAAAAACGGGAATTGCCTTTCAGATAAAGGATGACCTCTTTGACTATGCCAGCGAAGATGTAGGAAAACCTACAGGCAATGATATTAAGGAAAAGAAAATGACACTCCCCCTGATCTATACCCTTAATAACACGGATAAGAGCACCCGGCAAAAAATCATTAATATTGTGAAAAATAATAATAATGACAAACAAAAAGTGCAGTGGATTCTAAATGTGGTAAAAGAAACCGGCGGAATTGACTATGCAACCGCTAAAATGAATGCATATAAAAATGAAGCCCTGGCCATTTTAGAGACCTGCCCTGACAATGAATACCGGAACGGTCTGATCGATCTGGTAAATTACGTAACCGAACGAAAATACTAA
- the rpsR gene encoding 30S ribosomal protein S18 — protein MAKNEIKYLTAIKTDKRVKKFCRFKKYGIRYVDYKDIEFLKKFLNEQGKLLPRRLTGNSLKFQRRVSDAVKKARQMALLPYVTDLLK, from the coding sequence ATGGCAAAGAATGAAATCAAATATCTGACGGCCATTAAGACCGACAAACGCGTTAAGAAGTTTTGTCGTTTTAAAAAATATGGCATCCGCTATGTGGACTACAAAGACATTGAGTTTTTGAAAAAGTTCCTGAACGAGCAAGGTAAACTGTTACCCCGCCGTTTAACCGGAAACAGCCTGAAATTCCAGCGTCGTGTTTCTGATGCGGTTAAGAAAGCCCGTCAAATGGCTTTATTACCCTACGTAACAGATCTTTTAAAATAG
- a CDS encoding efflux RND transporter permease subunit, giving the protein MSALENFKEKFKEFGPTSWAIRSRTFIYLLILVVSGWGVMLFVTLPKEQFPDIVIPTVYISTIYVGNSPKDMENLVTQPIEKQIKGITGAKITKVTSTSVQDYSAITVEFGTDVKVDVAVQKVKDAMDKAKQDLPTDLTQEPTAMEISFSEVPIMYVNLSGDYDAQRLKKFADDLQDKLEELPQINRVDLVGAPEREFQVNVDNARMQAAGITFTNISDAIKYENMDISGGQLDVGNMQRNLQLKGQFKTKEDIEQVLVRNTKGAAIYLKDIAVIKDTIKDRDSYARLDGKNVITLNIIKRSGENLIETSDAVKKIAEEAKANYLPKDLDVRVTGDSSNSTRTSFNDLVNSIVIGFILVLMILMFFMGVTNAFFVALSVPLSMFVAFIFLPFGSLVVGSDITLNFIVLFALLFGLGIIVDDAIVVIENTHRIFVEGKGKVSSTVAARMAAGEVWYPVLAGTLTTLAPFFPLLFWPGIIGKFMVYLPLMLIFTLTASLIVAFIMNPVFAVDFMNHEEHENKEPKSALFKKPFFWIAIGLGILLDLAGAPFLGNIILFIVILVILNRYFFDGWIHSFQNRVLPWIMGHYETLLRWALHGWRPVWLLLGAVGMFFFSLVLFGAVGKSPVFFPGADPNQIYVYLKLPTGTRVEYTDSITRQLEQKVFKVLEMDPAKNKTNPIVESVITNVAVGAADPNSGDRSTRSELGRIQVSFVEFEKRHGQSSAPYLDSIRAVMKGIPGAEISVDKEANGPPTDPPVNIEVASEDFDNLIKTAVNLKNYLDSINTPGVEELKMDIDLKSPEISLTVDRQRALTEGVSSAQIGQQIRTALFGFEASKIKEGEDEYKIQVRNNELQRKNLVDLLNMKVAFMDMSSGQFKQVPIASLVKVDYTNTLGSVQRKNQKRMITLRSNVLLTQGYTPTAVNQELTRHIANFKGVEDGVTIKQTGEGEQQAETGAFLGKALVIALAIILAILVLQFNSVSKAVIILTEIIFSVIGVLLGFSLTGMTVSVVMTGVGILGLAGIVIKNGILVIEFADELRARGLKTREAVIQAGKTRIIPVLLTALAAILALIPLAVGFNLNFVTLFSSLNPHIFFGGDNAAFWKPLSWTIIFGLAFAFFMTLVLVPSMYLIAERLRRPMRNTYGGKWVSFMGIPPFIFIFFIMMIISRFIQGKKVYRRRLKLANQKDKVNEAFVGSWF; this is encoded by the coding sequence ATGTCAGCATTAGAGAATTTTAAAGAAAAATTTAAAGAGTTCGGCCCGACGTCCTGGGCGATCCGGAGCCGGACTTTTATATACTTATTAATATTGGTGGTATCCGGCTGGGGGGTAATGTTGTTTGTAACATTACCTAAAGAACAGTTCCCGGATATTGTGATCCCTACCGTATACATTTCCACGATCTATGTGGGAAACTCGCCCAAGGACATGGAGAACCTGGTGACGCAGCCGATCGAAAAACAGATCAAGGGGATCACGGGGGCCAAAATAACAAAGGTTACCAGTACCTCTGTGCAGGATTATTCGGCGATCACGGTTGAATTTGGGACCGATGTAAAAGTGGATGTGGCGGTCCAGAAGGTGAAGGATGCCATGGATAAGGCCAAACAGGATCTGCCGACAGATCTTACGCAGGAGCCGACCGCAATGGAAATCAGTTTCTCGGAGGTGCCGATCATGTATGTGAACCTGAGTGGCGATTACGACGCGCAGCGGTTGAAAAAGTTTGCGGATGACCTGCAGGACAAGCTGGAAGAGCTGCCGCAGATCAACCGGGTAGATCTTGTGGGTGCACCGGAGCGGGAGTTCCAGGTGAATGTGGACAATGCGCGTATGCAGGCTGCCGGGATCACTTTTACGAATATTTCCGATGCGATCAAATATGAAAACATGGATATATCCGGCGGACAGCTGGATGTGGGTAATATGCAGCGGAACCTTCAATTAAAAGGACAGTTCAAAACCAAGGAAGATATTGAGCAGGTGCTGGTACGGAATACTAAAGGTGCTGCCATTTATCTGAAGGATATTGCGGTTATTAAAGATACGATCAAAGACCGGGACAGCTATGCGCGGCTGGACGGGAAAAATGTGATCACGCTGAACATCATTAAAAGAAGCGGGGAGAACCTTATCGAGACCAGTGATGCAGTAAAAAAGATCGCGGAAGAAGCCAAGGCCAATTACCTGCCGAAGGATCTGGATGTACGTGTAACAGGTGATTCCAGTAACAGCACCCGTACTTCTTTTAATGACCTGGTAAACTCTATTGTCATCGGGTTTATCCTCGTATTAATGATCCTTATGTTCTTTATGGGGGTCACCAACGCATTTTTCGTGGCATTGAGTGTGCCGCTGAGTATGTTTGTGGCGTTTATCTTCCTTCCTTTCGGAAGTCTGGTTGTGGGGTCGGATATCACCCTGAACTTTATCGTACTCTTTGCGCTGTTATTTGGGTTGGGGATCATTGTGGATGATGCGATAGTGGTGATCGAGAACACGCACCGGATCTTTGTGGAAGGCAAAGGGAAGGTCAGCAGTACTGTGGCTGCCCGTATGGCTGCCGGAGAAGTATGGTATCCCGTTCTGGCGGGTACACTTACCACGCTGGCGCCCTTCTTCCCGCTGTTGTTCTGGCCGGGTATTATCGGTAAGTTCATGGTGTACCTGCCGCTGATGCTCATCTTTACGCTGACGGCCTCGCTGATCGTGGCCTTTATTATGAACCCGGTGTTCGCTGTGGATTTCATGAACCACGAAGAGCATGAAAACAAAGAGCCCAAATCAGCATTATTTAAAAAGCCTTTTTTCTGGATCGCTATCGGATTAGGCATTTTGCTGGATCTAGCCGGTGCGCCCTTCCTGGGAAATATCATTTTATTTATTGTAATTCTTGTAATACTCAATCGTTATTTCTTCGATGGCTGGATACATAGTTTTCAGAACAGGGTGCTGCCCTGGATCATGGGGCATTATGAAACCCTGCTGCGCTGGGCCCTGCACGGCTGGCGGCCGGTATGGTTGCTGCTGGGTGCGGTGGGTATGTTCTTTTTCTCACTGGTACTGTTTGGGGCTGTCGGAAAATCACCGGTATTCTTTCCCGGTGCGGATCCGAACCAGATCTATGTATACCTCAAACTGCCTACGGGTACAAGGGTGGAATATACTGACAGTATTACAAGGCAGCTGGAGCAGAAGGTGTTTAAGGTACTGGAAATGGATCCTGCCAAAAACAAGACCAATCCTATTGTGGAGAGTGTAATTACAAACGTTGCTGTGGGTGCAGCAGATCCGAACAGCGGCGACAGAAGCACCCGGAGTGAGCTGGGGCGTATACAGGTATCTTTTGTGGAGTTTGAAAAACGGCATGGCCAAAGCTCTGCACCCTACCTGGATAGCATCCGGGCGGTAATGAAAGGCATTCCCGGTGCAGAGATATCGGTAGATAAAGAAGCCAATGGCCCGCCCACTGATCCGCCGGTGAATATAGAAGTGGCCAGTGAGGATTTTGATAACCTGATAAAGACCGCAGTAAATCTGAAGAATTATCTCGACAGTATCAATACTCCTGGTGTGGAGGAATTGAAAATGGACATTGACCTCAAGAGTCCGGAGATCTCGCTTACGGTTGACCGGCAGCGGGCCCTGACAGAAGGGGTGTCCTCCGCTCAGATCGGACAACAGATCCGTACGGCGCTCTTTGGCTTTGAAGCGAGTAAAATAAAAGAAGGGGAGGATGAATATAAGATCCAGGTACGCAACAATGAACTGCAACGGAAAAACCTCGTGGATCTGCTGAACATGAAAGTGGCATTTATGGATATGTCTTCCGGTCAGTTCAAACAGGTGCCCATCGCCTCCCTGGTTAAGGTGGATTATACGAATACGCTTGGTAGTGTGCAGCGTAAGAATCAGAAACGTATGATCACCCTGCGGTCGAATGTATTGCTTACACAAGGCTATACGCCCACTGCGGTTAACCAGGAACTGACACGTCATATCGCTAACTTTAAAGGGGTAGAAGACGGCGTTACGATCAAACAGACCGGTGAGGGGGAACAGCAGGCCGAAACAGGAGCATTCCTGGGTAAGGCCCTGGTGATCGCCCTGGCCATCATCCTGGCCATCCTGGTATTACAATTCAATTCCGTAAGTAAGGCAGTGATCATTCTTACAGAGATCATCTTCAGCGTTATCGGTGTGCTGCTGGGCTTCTCATTAACAGGAATGACCGTTTCTGTGGTAATGACAGGGGTTGGTATCCTGGGACTTGCGGGTATCGTAATTAAAAACGGGATCCTGGTAATCGAGTTTGCCGACGAGTTGCGGGCGCGGGGATTAAAGACCCGTGAAGCAGTGATACAGGCGGGTAAAACGCGTATCATCCCGGTACTGCTGACGGCATTGGCCGCCATCCTGGCATTGATTCCACTGGCGGTAGGGTTTAACCTCAATTTTGTTACCCTGTTCTCCAGCCTCAATCCTCATATTTTCTTTGGAGGCGATAACGCAGCTTTCTGGAAACCACTATCATGGACCATCATTTTCGGTCTGGCATTTGCCTTCTTTATGACCCTGGTGCTGGTGCCAAGCATGTATCTGATAGCCGAAAGGCTCCGGAGGCCGATGCGGAATACTTATGGTGGAAAATGGGTTTCGTTTATGGGAATACCGCCATTCATCTTCATCTTCTTTATTATGATGATCATTTCCCGGTTTATACAGGGCAAAAAAGTGTACCGGAGAAGATTGAAGCTGGCCAATCAAAAAGATAAAGTGAACGAAGCTTTTGTCGGAAGCTGGTTTTAG
- a CDS encoding efflux RND transporter periplasmic adaptor subunit, with the protein MRSVLKTTLTITAFAVMLYSCGGGKEKGRIGDLKAKIEKLKAEQKKNNDELAKLEEELGKLDSTTLKSKLVAVAPIGTDAFNHYIDLQGSVDARNSAYVAPKIQGGVVRAIYVKQGDQVRKGQALLKLDDAIYRQQVNAAQQQTGQIKAQLKLAQTTYERQKNLWASNIGTEMQVLQAKTNVEALTSQLRAAEAQVAQAQEQLSFTNVTADISGVVDQLNVRVGEAFAGMAGTSPQVSIVNTSNLRIVVKVPESYIDRVKTGSQVVVTLPDAGNKQITGKASVISRLVDPVSRTFNMEVAIPSDPAIKANQIARVQIMDYSRPDAITIPVNTLQTDDKGKYVLLAVNEKGKLVARKKTIVVGELYGDRLEVKSGLNAGDQLITEGFQSLYEGQLITTGK; encoded by the coding sequence ATGCGCAGCGTTTTAAAAACCACATTAACAATAACTGCTTTTGCAGTGATGCTTTATTCTTGCGGAGGCGGGAAGGAAAAAGGGCGGATAGGTGACCTCAAGGCAAAGATCGAGAAACTGAAAGCCGAGCAAAAAAAGAACAATGATGAGCTGGCCAAATTAGAGGAAGAATTAGGCAAGCTGGATTCAACAACATTGAAATCGAAGCTGGTGGCTGTAGCGCCCATCGGTACAGATGCCTTCAATCATTATATCGACCTTCAGGGATCGGTTGATGCAAGAAATAGTGCTTATGTAGCTCCCAAGATCCAGGGCGGTGTTGTAAGAGCAATATATGTAAAACAGGGCGACCAGGTGCGCAAAGGACAGGCCCTGCTCAAACTGGATGATGCTATCTACCGCCAGCAGGTAAATGCGGCACAGCAGCAGACCGGCCAGATAAAGGCTCAACTGAAGCTGGCACAGACAACCTATGAGCGGCAGAAAAATCTCTGGGCCAGCAATATTGGTACCGAAATGCAGGTGCTTCAGGCCAAAACCAATGTAGAGGCCCTTACCAGCCAGTTGCGGGCAGCGGAAGCGCAGGTTGCACAAGCTCAGGAGCAGCTTTCCTTTACCAATGTTACAGCAGATATAAGCGGAGTGGTAGATCAGCTGAATGTGAGGGTTGGCGAGGCCTTTGCGGGAATGGCCGGCACATCTCCCCAGGTATCCATTGTAAATACATCAAATCTGCGAATCGTTGTAAAAGTACCGGAATCGTACATCGACCGCGTTAAGACCGGATCCCAGGTAGTGGTGACGCTGCCGGATGCCGGCAATAAACAAATCACAGGGAAGGCTTCAGTGATCAGCCGTCTGGTAGACCCGGTATCGCGGACCTTTAATATGGAAGTGGCGATCCCCAGTGATCCGGCCATCAAAGCAAATCAGATCGCCCGCGTGCAGATCATGGACTACAGCCGGCCAGATGCCATTACTATTCCTGTTAACACACTGCAAACGGATGATAAAGGAAAATATGTGCTGTTGGCGGTGAACGAAAAAGGTAAACTGGTGGCCCGGAAAAAAACAATAGTTGTCGGTGAGCTGTATGGCGATCGCCTGGAAGTGAAGAGCGGATTGAACGCAGGCGACCAACTGATCACAGAAGGCTTCCAGAGCCTGTATGAAGGCCAGTTGATCACTACCGGAAAATAA
- the recJ gene encoding single-stranded-DNA-specific exonuclease RecJ: MKKRWNIQQPNENEVAALQEALKINPVLCKILVQRNIKTFNEAKDFFRPQLQHIHSPWLMKDMQNATDRILRAFENKERILVFGDYDVDGTTSVALLYRFLKTQHNLVDFYIPHRYREGYGVSKAGIDHAKENGCTLIIALDCGIKSVDLVAYANTLRIDFVICDHHLPDEIIPQAVAILNPKQKDCPYPYKELCGCGVGYKLVTALCEKLGLPSGFPYQYLDLVATAIAADIVPITGENRILAYYGLETVNRLPNTGIKALAFLSETRFPLYIHNLVFMIAPRVNAAGRMDDARKAVQLFVAATYEEALSYAELLHSDNSERKEADSSITEEALKLIVQNSEWRSRKSTVVYQPHWHKGVVGIVASRLIEHHYRPTVVLTESGDYVAGSARSVPGFNLYEAIHACREYLIGYGGHFAAAGLTLNKANIELFREKFEEVVASSIPEELLVPEILIDAEITFPEITPAFYGIVRQMEPFGPGNMTPVFIARNVTDSGFSRIVKENHLRFVVQQKGIQLTGIGFNMASKFPLLQSRQPFDLVFKIEENEWQGQKNLQLKVEDIRPSEEY; this comes from the coding sequence ATGAAGAAACGTTGGAACATACAGCAACCAAACGAAAATGAAGTCGCAGCCCTGCAGGAAGCGCTCAAAATCAATCCTGTGCTTTGTAAAATCCTGGTACAACGGAACATTAAAACCTTCAATGAGGCTAAGGATTTTTTCCGTCCGCAGCTCCAGCATATCCATAGTCCCTGGCTGATGAAGGACATGCAAAATGCCACGGACCGGATACTCCGGGCATTTGAAAATAAGGAGAGGATACTCGTTTTTGGCGACTATGATGTAGATGGCACCACCTCAGTAGCGCTCCTCTACCGCTTTCTGAAAACACAGCACAACCTGGTTGATTTCTACATCCCCCACCGGTATAGGGAGGGATATGGTGTCAGTAAAGCAGGAATCGATCATGCCAAAGAAAACGGATGTACCCTTATCATTGCACTGGATTGCGGGATAAAATCGGTTGATCTCGTGGCTTACGCTAATACCCTTCGTATCGATTTTGTGATCTGCGACCATCACCTGCCGGATGAGATCATACCCCAAGCCGTGGCAATTTTAAATCCCAAACAAAAAGATTGTCCTTATCCTTATAAAGAACTTTGCGGCTGCGGCGTGGGTTATAAGCTGGTTACAGCACTTTGCGAAAAACTGGGATTGCCTTCCGGATTTCCGTATCAATACCTGGACCTGGTAGCTACCGCTATTGCTGCCGACATCGTTCCCATAACCGGGGAAAACCGGATCCTTGCGTATTACGGTCTGGAAACCGTCAACCGTCTGCCGAATACCGGTATCAAAGCCCTGGCCTTTCTGAGTGAAACACGGTTTCCCCTATATATCCATAATCTCGTATTTATGATCGCGCCCAGGGTCAATGCAGCCGGTCGTATGGATGATGCACGTAAAGCGGTACAGCTTTTTGTGGCAGCTACTTATGAGGAAGCACTCTCCTATGCAGAGTTATTGCATAGCGATAACAGCGAGCGTAAGGAGGCCGATTCCAGCATCACCGAAGAAGCATTGAAGCTCATTGTACAGAACAGCGAATGGCGCTCGCGTAAATCTACTGTCGTATATCAGCCACACTGGCATAAAGGAGTGGTGGGCATTGTTGCTTCGCGACTCATCGAGCATCACTACCGCCCTACCGTGGTGCTGACGGAAAGCGGGGACTACGTGGCAGGAAGTGCCAGAAGTGTTCCCGGGTTCAACCTGTATGAGGCCATCCATGCCTGTCGTGAATACCTGATCGGCTACGGAGGCCACTTTGCAGCTGCGGGTCTCACCCTAAACAAAGCCAATATTGAGCTGTTTCGCGAAAAGTTTGAAGAAGTAGTTGCCTCAAGTATTCCCGAAGAACTGCTGGTACCGGAGATCCTGATCGATGCTGAAATCACCTTCCCCGAAATTACCCCGGCTTTTTATGGTATTGTCCGGCAAATGGAGCCATTCGGCCCCGGTAATATGACACCCGTTTTTATTGCCCGGAATGTAACCGACAGTGGCTTCAGCCGTATCGTCAAAGAAAACCACCTGCGCTTTGTGGTACAGCAAAAAGGCATTCAGCTCACCGGGATTGGCTTTAACATGGCGTCAAAATTCCCCCTCCTCCAAAGCCGGCAGCCTTTTGACCTCGTGTTCAAAATAGAGGAAAATGAATGGCAGGGACAGAAAAACCTGCAGCTAAAAGTAGAAGATATACGGCCATCAGAAGAATATTGA
- the rpsF gene encoding 30S ribosomal protein S6, giving the protein MNNYELMVIFTPVLSEDEFKAAQKKFATLVTEAGGTIVHENPWGLKSLAYPIQKKTTGLYWVLEYTAPSDFNEKLKIQLLRDENVLRHLCTKLDKFAVEYNAKKNSGVKTGTEKAVEA; this is encoded by the coding sequence ATGAACAATTATGAATTGATGGTGATTTTTACCCCGGTTTTAAGCGAAGATGAGTTCAAAGCTGCGCAGAAAAAGTTTGCCACCCTGGTAACTGAAGCAGGCGGAACCATCGTGCATGAAAATCCCTGGGGACTGAAATCACTGGCGTACCCGATCCAGAAAAAAACCACTGGTTTATACTGGGTTCTGGAATACACTGCGCCATCCGACTTCAATGAAAAGCTGAAAATCCAGCTTTTACGTGACGAGAATGTACTTCGTCACCTCTGCACTAAACTCGATAAATTCGCCGTTGAGTATAATGCAAAAAAGAATAGTGGCGTAAAAACAGGAACCGAAAAAGCAGTGGAGGCTTAA
- a CDS encoding OmpA family protein has product MTSKKYTLLAGLGCLIASTGFAQVSPSHPYTAPHPLYGTYSVTDSNYYSGKKLQQHNDFMVGTSDYPAKPKDMWEIGIKGGSFTVNGDVDARFLKSYGFGGHIRKSLGHVMSLRLEYVYGSAAGLNWRPSSPNSYRPGAGTGNPWAAAGYTDRIYNNYRTKSQDLSLQALFNLGNIRFYKAQTGATIYALIGGGVNTFRTTVNALNGNSPYSFSGGTQDQPNKKDELDRLKDLFDDSYESPAERDPSVKWSKTFAGYITPSATAGAGIAFRLSPRVNLAIEDRVIFNLKASDLLDGQRWTEQGVPGTTGVLSSDKDFFNYLTVGLNFNLGNKSKRVEPLYWLNPLNYAYGELRRVPEIVLPDSDGDGVTDQFDQEQTPAGCPVDTHGVSRDTDGDGVPDCKDKELITPTICQPVDADGVGKCPCPGPECGVVKNDDCATQLGALPSVHFNANSNKLSDDATATLATVASKLRANPNCKVVVVGYCAATKRQQQLSWDHVNKVITHLQEKEGISGDRFIFSSGQEGGDCDTVDIRAAAPGEDGPNTVAPPHPNLRKK; this is encoded by the coding sequence ATGACAAGCAAAAAGTACACATTATTGGCAGGTCTAGGCTGCCTGATTGCGTCTACAGGGTTTGCCCAGGTAAGCCCTTCGCATCCGTACACAGCGCCTCATCCGCTGTACGGTACTTATTCTGTTACTGACTCGAATTATTATTCTGGCAAAAAACTGCAACAGCATAATGATTTCATGGTTGGTACAAGCGATTATCCCGCTAAACCGAAAGACATGTGGGAAATCGGTATTAAAGGTGGATCTTTCACTGTAAACGGTGATGTAGATGCACGCTTTTTAAAATCTTATGGTTTTGGTGGACATATCCGTAAGTCTCTGGGACATGTAATGTCTTTGAGATTAGAGTATGTTTATGGTAGCGCTGCTGGCCTGAACTGGAGACCTTCCAGCCCGAATAGCTATCGACCCGGAGCTGGTACTGGAAATCCGTGGGCAGCAGCAGGGTACACTGATCGTATCTATAACAACTATCGCACAAAATCTCAGGATCTTTCTTTACAGGCGCTGTTTAATTTAGGCAATATTCGTTTCTATAAAGCGCAGACTGGTGCTACGATCTATGCACTGATCGGTGGTGGTGTTAATACTTTTAGAACTACTGTGAACGCGCTGAATGGTAACAGTCCCTATTCCTTCTCTGGTGGAACTCAAGATCAGCCGAACAAAAAAGATGAACTGGATCGTTTAAAAGATCTGTTTGACGATTCTTATGAGTCTCCTGCTGAAAGAGATCCAAGTGTAAAATGGAGCAAAACATTTGCTGGTTATATCACTCCTTCTGCAACAGCAGGTGCTGGTATCGCCTTCAGACTTTCTCCCCGTGTAAACCTGGCAATTGAAGATCGCGTAATCTTTAATCTGAAAGCTTCTGACCTGTTAGATGGCCAGCGCTGGACAGAGCAAGGTGTCCCAGGAACTACAGGTGTGTTGTCTTCCGACAAAGATTTCTTCAACTACCTGACTGTAGGTCTGAACTTTAACCTGGGTAACAAATCCAAAAGAGTTGAGCCCCTGTACTGGTTGAACCCGCTGAACTATGCTTACGGTGAACTGCGTCGTGTACCTGAAATCGTTCTTCCTGATTCTGATGGAGACGGTGTAACTGACCAATTCGACCAAGAGCAAACTCCTGCTGGTTGCCCGGTTGATACACATGGTGTAAGCCGCGATACAGATGGTGATGGCGTTCCTGATTGTAAAGATAAAGAACTGATCACTCCAACTATTTGTCAGCCGGTTGATGCAGATGGTGTTGGTAAATGTCCCTGCCCTGGCCCTGAGTGTGGTGTTGTTAAAAATGACGACTGTGCTACACAATTAGGTGCTCTGCCCAGCGTACATTTCAATGCAAACTCTAACAAACTGTCTGACGATGCTACTGCTACTTTAGCTACTGTAGCTTCCAAGCTGAGAGCAAACCCGAACTGTAAAGTTGTTGTGGTTGGCTACTGCGCTGCTACAAAACGTCAACAGCAGTTAAGCTGGGATCACGTAAATAAAGTGATCACTCACTTACAGGAAAAAGAAGGCATCAGCGGAGACAGATTTATCTTCTCTTCTGGTCAGGAAGGTGGCGACTGCGACACTGTAGATATCCGTGCAGCAGCTCCTGGTGAAGATGGACCCAACACTGTGGCTCCTCCTCATCCGAATCTTCGCAAAAAATAG
- the rplI gene encoding 50S ribosomal protein L9, with product MEVILIQDVDNLGAINEVVTVKNGYARNYLIPRKLAVENSNSNKKQLEERLKQARKKEEAMLAEINSVIAKLNAAPLKLGAKTGTSGKIFGSVTNLQLSRAIREQKGYEIDRKKIHISDDIKELGTYKATIDFGAGHSTAVEFEVVAE from the coding sequence ATGGAAGTAATTCTGATCCAGGATGTGGATAATCTGGGTGCTATCAACGAGGTAGTAACCGTAAAAAACGGGTATGCCCGTAATTATCTGATCCCCCGTAAATTAGCTGTAGAAAACAGCAACAGCAACAAAAAACAGCTGGAAGAGCGGTTGAAACAGGCCCGCAAAAAAGAAGAAGCAATGCTGGCCGAGATCAATAGCGTTATCGCTAAATTAAACGCTGCTCCTTTAAAACTGGGTGCAAAAACCGGAACCAGTGGTAAGATCTTCGGAAGTGTGACCAACCTGCAATTAAGCCGCGCCATCCGCGAGCAAAAAGGTTATGAGATCGATCGCAAGAAGATCCACATTTCTGATGATATTAAAGAACTGGGTACCTATAAAGCGACGATTGATTTCGGCGCAGGTCACAGTACAGCGGTTGAATTTGAAGTTGTAGCAGAATAA
- a CDS encoding RNA recognition motif domain-containing protein, protein MNIYVGNLSWNLKDQDLQNLFAPYGEVTSAKIVADKFTNRSKGFGFVEMASDEEAKAAIDALNGTEVDGRNIVVNESRPKEGGSSSGGFKKRSFGQGGGGYNKGGGGYRDRY, encoded by the coding sequence ATGAACATTTACGTAGGAAACCTAAGCTGGAACCTGAAAGACCAGGATCTGCAAAACTTATTCGCTCCTTATGGGGAAGTAACATCTGCAAAAATTGTAGCTGATAAGTTTACAAACAGAAGCAAAGGCTTCGGGTTTGTAGAAATGGCTTCTGATGAAGAAGCAAAAGCTGCCATCGATGCATTAAACGGCACTGAGGTTGATGGCCGGAACATTGTTGTGAACGAAAGCCGTCCGAAAGAAGGTGGCTCAAGCAGCGGTGGCTTTAAGAAAAGAAGCTTTGGCCAGGGCGGCGGCGGATACAACAAAGGCGGTGGCGGATACCGCGATCGGTACTAA